In one window of Fictibacillus phosphorivorans DNA:
- a CDS encoding NADH-quinone oxidoreductase subunit A, with protein MDFYHLYQNNYLIVAVFLFLGVLLPVVALTAGRLLRPYKPSAEKYTTYESGIEPFHQSWVQYNVRYYLFALMFVIFDVETVFLYPWAVAYEELGVFALIEMGIFVVLLTLGLVYAWKKKVLKWT; from the coding sequence ATGGATTTTTATCATCTGTATCAAAACAATTACCTCATTGTGGCTGTATTTTTATTTTTAGGGGTTCTTTTGCCGGTGGTCGCATTGACTGCAGGCCGTTTGTTGCGCCCTTATAAACCATCAGCAGAAAAATACACCACCTACGAAAGCGGAATCGAACCTTTTCATCAAAGTTGGGTTCAGTACAATGTCCGCTATTATTTGTTTGCGCTCATGTTTGTTATTTTTGATGTTGAAACCGTATTTTTATACCCCTGGGCTGTTGCCTATGAAGAGCTTGGCGTTTTCGCTCTGATCGAAATGGGGATTTTTGTTGTTCTTTTAACGTTAGGTCTTGTATACGCTTGGAAAAAGAAGGTGCTGAAATGGACATAA
- a CDS encoding F0F1 ATP synthase subunit epsilon: MKTIQVSVVTPDGPVFEGNAKMVSAKAKSGELGILPGHIPLVAPLTISAVRVHDVDGKTQYVAVSGGFIEVRPEKVTILAEAAEIAGDIEVDRARAAKERAEQRLASNKQDNLDAARAEFALKRAMNRIDIATKR; encoded by the coding sequence ATGAAAACCATTCAAGTCAGCGTAGTAACCCCTGATGGTCCTGTGTTTGAAGGAAATGCGAAAATGGTCAGCGCGAAAGCAAAAAGTGGGGAGCTTGGAATTCTTCCAGGCCATATCCCTCTTGTAGCTCCTTTAACGATCAGCGCCGTGCGTGTTCACGACGTTGATGGGAAAACACAATATGTGGCCGTTAGCGGTGGATTTATTGAAGTGCGACCTGAAAAAGTCACGATCCTAGCAGAAGCTGCTGAGATCGCTGGCGACATCGAAGTAGATCGTGCACGCGCAGCAAAAGAGCGTGCCGAGCAACGTCTTGCAAGCAACAAACAAGACAACCTAGATGCAGCTCGTGCGGAGTTTGCGCTTAAACGCGCAATGAACCGTATCGACATAGCAACAAAGCGTTAA
- a CDS encoding NuoB/complex I 20 kDa subunit family protein, whose translation MDINWELTAEERAELDRNVFMVTLEQVKAWARSNSLWPLTFGLACCAIEMMGTGSSHYDLDRFGSIFRTSPRQSDVMIVSGTVTKKMAPVLKRLYEQMPEPKWVIAMGSCATAGGPYIKSYAVVKGVDQIVPVDVYIPGCPPNPAALIYGINKLQEKIRYEAKTGKKVMSE comes from the coding sequence ATGGACATAAATTGGGAACTTACGGCTGAGGAACGCGCCGAACTAGACCGCAACGTATTCATGGTAACACTCGAACAAGTAAAAGCCTGGGCCAGAAGCAATTCACTATGGCCGTTAACCTTTGGACTCGCCTGTTGCGCGATTGAAATGATGGGCACAGGTTCGTCTCATTATGATTTAGACCGTTTCGGAAGCATATTCCGTACGTCACCTCGTCAATCTGATGTAATGATCGTTTCAGGAACCGTGACGAAAAAAATGGCGCCCGTATTAAAACGATTATACGAACAGATGCCAGAACCGAAGTGGGTCATCGCGATGGGTTCATGCGCTACAGCTGGAGGCCCTTACATCAAATCGTATGCCGTCGTAAAAGGCGTGGATCAAATCGTACCCGTGGATGTATACATACCTGGATGTCCACCTAACCCTGCTGCACTCATTTATGGCATCAACAAGCTTCAAGAAAAAATCCGTTATGAAGCGAAGACAGGCAAGAAGGTGATGAGCGAATGA
- a CDS encoding DUF1722 domain-containing protein, which yields MKKETEQLWASEKYTVMAKGYNFYTEVQVLMRDAQSTADYEKVTMLIAELKEKSFERRALCNTLEHVWGYFKKSAEEVDKEHFFSLLDTLRESDEEYYDEMPYEIHLFLKYLLQKYPSEYLSRSTFIKN from the coding sequence TTGAAAAAAGAGACCGAACAATTGTGGGCTAGTGAAAAATATACCGTGATGGCAAAAGGCTACAACTTTTATACAGAGGTTCAAGTGTTGATGAGAGATGCTCAATCTACTGCTGATTATGAAAAAGTGACGATGTTGATTGCTGAGTTGAAGGAAAAATCTTTTGAGCGCCGTGCTTTATGCAATACGTTAGAACATGTTTGGGGTTATTTTAAAAAATCAGCAGAAGAAGTGGATAAAGAGCACTTCTTTTCACTGCTAGACACGTTGAGAGAGAGTGATGAAGAGTATTATGATGAAATGCCGTATGAAATTCATCTCTTTTTGAAGTATTTGCTTCAAAAATACCCTTCAGAATACTTATCACGTTCAACATTTATTAAGAATTGA
- a CDS encoding NADH-quinone oxidoreductase subunit C, which yields MTDKQNDSNEGLSIEEQKKKAAAEAKAKALELAKQRQAEKAKAANVSEPTAAEPELTKEEQKKKAAAEAKAKALELAKQRQAEKAKAADGTESATAEPELTKEELKKKAAAEAKAKALELAKQRQAEKEKVAEGTEPTADEPELTKEELKKKAAAEAKAKALELAKQRQAEKENTAEAPQTDEPTDDLAKQKALAAAKAKAAAAAKAKAAAAAKAKLARESGGDASTEPASDDEKAKAAAKAKAVAAAKAKAAAAAKAKASREAGSDAPTSPIGDDEKAKAIAAAKAKAAAAAKARAAANAKGAATEPVAEEKPSPNQPILDTYRKVIKEHLGEDVLEDSYINRLSKDVPTLVAKPDSYYKIAEFLKYNDQLRFDYLSEMHGTDFETHFEVYNHLYSYNHRQSVALKVKIDRNSATTHSITPLWEGANWPERETFDLLGIHFEGHPNLTRIMLPDDWVGHPLRKDYEPHDVEV from the coding sequence ATGACCGATAAGCAAAATGATTCCAATGAAGGGTTATCGATAGAAGAACAAAAGAAAAAAGCTGCTGCAGAGGCGAAAGCAAAAGCTCTTGAGCTCGCGAAGCAGCGACAGGCTGAAAAAGCGAAAGCGGCAAATGTGTCAGAACCGACCGCAGCCGAACCAGAGTTAACAAAAGAAGAGCAAAAGAAAAAAGCAGCCGCAGAAGCGAAGGCAAAAGCGCTCGAACTTGCGAAACAACGTCAGGCCGAAAAGGCGAAAGCGGCAGATGGAACAGAGTCGGCAACAGCTGAACCAGAATTAACAAAAGAAGAGCTGAAGAAAAAGGCGGCTGCAGAAGCAAAGGCAAAAGCCCTCGAGCTCGCGAAGCAGCGACAAGCTGAAAAGGAAAAAGTTGCAGAAGGAACCGAGCCGACAGCAGACGAGCCAGAATTAACAAAAGAAGAACTGAAAAAGAAAGCCGCCGCAGAGGCGAAAGCGAAAGCTCTAGAACTCGCAAAACAGCGTCAGGCTGAAAAAGAAAATACAGCGGAAGCTCCACAGACAGATGAGCCAACAGATGATCTTGCGAAACAAAAAGCGCTAGCAGCAGCGAAAGCAAAAGCTGCAGCAGCAGCCAAGGCAAAGGCAGCAGCAGCTGCTAAAGCAAAACTAGCAAGAGAGAGTGGAGGCGACGCGTCCACCGAACCCGCTTCAGACGATGAAAAAGCGAAAGCAGCGGCAAAAGCAAAGGCCGTCGCAGCAGCCAAGGCAAAAGCAGCAGCAGCTGCTAAAGCGAAAGCTTCCCGTGAAGCAGGATCAGATGCACCAACTAGTCCAATAGGTGATGACGAAAAGGCAAAAGCAATCGCCGCCGCCAAAGCCAAAGCAGCTGCAGCAGCAAAAGCACGAGCTGCCGCGAATGCAAAAGGTGCAGCAACAGAACCTGTCGCAGAAGAAAAGCCATCACCTAACCAACCTATCCTCGATACCTACAGAAAAGTCATCAAAGAACATCTAGGAGAAGATGTACTCGAAGATTCCTATATTAACAGACTGTCAAAAGACGTCCCTACCTTAGTTGCAAAACCTGATTCCTATTACAAAATTGCGGAGTTTTTAAAATATAACGATCAGCTTCGTTTTGATTATTTATCTGAAATGCACGGCACCGATTTTGAAACGCATTTTGAAGTCTATAACCATCTGTATTCGTACAATCATCGCCAATCGGTTGCTCTAAAAGTAAAAATAGATAGAAATAGCGCCACTACCCATTCCATTACCCCGTTATGGGAAGGAGCAAACTGGCCAGAGCGTGAAACGTTTGACCTTTTGGGAATCCACTTTGAAGGTCATCCAAACTTAACGCGCATTATGCTGCCAGACGATTGGGTAGGACATCCGCTTAGAAAAGATTACGAACCACATGACGTGGAGGTGTAG
- the atpG gene encoding ATP synthase F1 subunit gamma, which yields MALKDIKARIDSTKKTMQITKAMEMVSAAKLNRAEQNAKSFGPYVDKIQEVVGSIASGSNAKHSMLLTRPVKKTGYFVVTADRGLAGAYNSNILRHVYRTIQERHKSADEYALIVIGKVGVNFFKSRKMSILDSITGVADQPSFAEIKAIASKAVGLYADGTFDELYMYYNHFVSAIQSDLTEKKLLPLTDIAATKSKSSYEYEPSEDEILEVLLPQYAESLIYGALLDAKAAEHASRMTAMRNATDNANELIGQLNLSYNRERQAAITQEITEIVGGVAALE from the coding sequence ATGGCATTGAAAGATATAAAAGCTAGAATAGATTCTACTAAGAAGACGATGCAGATCACAAAAGCGATGGAGATGGTTTCAGCTGCAAAGCTAAACCGTGCTGAGCAAAATGCGAAATCTTTCGGCCCTTACGTGGACAAGATCCAAGAAGTGGTAGGAAGCATCGCATCTGGAAGCAACGCGAAACACTCTATGCTTTTAACACGACCAGTGAAAAAGACGGGTTACTTCGTCGTTACAGCTGACCGTGGATTAGCAGGGGCTTATAACTCGAATATTTTACGCCACGTTTACCGTACGATTCAAGAGCGTCACAAATCAGCAGATGAGTATGCATTGATCGTGATCGGTAAAGTTGGGGTGAACTTCTTCAAAAGCCGTAAGATGTCTATCTTGGACAGCATCACAGGCGTGGCAGACCAGCCATCCTTTGCTGAGATCAAGGCGATCGCATCAAAGGCAGTCGGTCTTTATGCGGACGGAACATTTGATGAGCTTTACATGTATTACAACCATTTTGTAAGTGCCATTCAGAGCGATCTGACGGAGAAGAAGCTTCTTCCGTTAACAGATATCGCTGCAACAAAATCAAAATCTTCCTATGAGTATGAACCATCAGAGGACGAAATCCTTGAAGTGCTTCTTCCTCAATATGCGGAGAGCTTGATTTATGGTGCTTTACTTGATGCGAAAGCAGCCGAGCATGCTTCTCGTATGACTGCGATGAGAAATGCAACGGATAACGCTAATGAACTGATCGGCCAATTGAACCTCTCGTACAACCGTGAGCGTCAAGCAGCTATCACTCAGGAAATTACGGAAATCGTCGGCGGTGTAGCAGCTCTAGAGTAG
- the glpK gene encoding glycerol kinase GlpK: MEKKYIIALDQGTTSSRAILFNKAGEVVEISQKEFKQHFPKPGWVEHDAQEIWGTILAVVAEVLSKTDTDPGEIASIGITNQRETTVVWDKNTGKPVHNAIVWQSRQTAEICEELKSQGLNDKFRDKTGLLIDAYFSGTKVKWILDNVEGAREKAENGDLLFGTIDTWLVWKLTGGRAHVTDYSNASRTLMYNIYDLKWDDELLEILGVPKSMLPEVKSSSEVYGETIDYHFFGKNIPIAGIAGDQQAALFGQACFEKGMAKNTYGTGCFMLMNTGEKAVKSEHGLLTTIAWGVDGKVEYALEGSIFVAGSAIQWLRDGLRMLKDAADSEDYAERVASTDGVYVVPAFVGLGTPYWDSEARGAIFGLTRGTEKEHFVRATLESLAYQTADVLTAMEADSGIELKKLRVDGGAVKNNFLMQFQSDILNVPVERPEINETTALGAAYLAGLAVGFWGDRQEIADKWKVDKDFYVNMKEEERKELYDGWKKAVEATIAYKPKA; encoded by the coding sequence ATGGAAAAGAAATATATCATTGCACTCGATCAAGGAACGACAAGCTCAAGAGCGATTCTTTTTAACAAAGCAGGAGAAGTCGTTGAGATCTCACAAAAGGAATTCAAGCAACACTTCCCTAAGCCAGGCTGGGTAGAACATGATGCACAAGAAATCTGGGGAACGATCTTAGCTGTAGTGGCTGAAGTATTATCAAAAACCGATACAGACCCAGGAGAAATCGCATCAATCGGTATTACGAATCAGCGTGAAACAACAGTCGTTTGGGATAAGAACACAGGAAAACCTGTTCACAACGCGATCGTATGGCAGTCTCGTCAAACAGCTGAGATCTGTGAAGAGCTTAAATCTCAAGGTTTAAACGATAAGTTCCGCGACAAAACAGGATTGTTAATCGACGCTTATTTCTCAGGAACAAAAGTGAAATGGATTCTGGATAACGTCGAGGGTGCTCGTGAAAAAGCGGAAAACGGTGATCTATTATTCGGAACGATCGACACGTGGTTGGTTTGGAAGCTAACAGGCGGAAGAGCACACGTAACGGATTATTCCAATGCGTCACGTACATTGATGTACAACATTTACGATTTAAAATGGGATGACGAGCTTCTTGAAATCTTGGGCGTTCCAAAATCCATGTTGCCAGAAGTTAAATCGTCATCAGAAGTATACGGTGAAACGATCGACTATCATTTCTTCGGTAAAAATATTCCGATCGCTGGTATTGCGGGCGATCAGCAAGCGGCACTTTTTGGACAAGCTTGTTTTGAAAAAGGAATGGCGAAGAACACGTATGGAACAGGCTGTTTCATGCTTATGAACACAGGAGAAAAAGCAGTTAAGTCTGAGCATGGCCTATTAACGACCATCGCTTGGGGTGTGGACGGGAAAGTCGAGTACGCACTTGAAGGAAGTATCTTCGTTGCTGGATCTGCCATTCAATGGCTTCGCGATGGACTTCGCATGTTAAAAGATGCGGCAGATAGTGAAGATTATGCAGAGCGCGTTGCATCAACAGATGGTGTGTATGTGGTGCCAGCATTCGTTGGACTCGGAACACCTTACTGGGATTCAGAAGCGCGCGGTGCGATCTTTGGACTGACACGTGGTACAGAAAAAGAACACTTCGTGCGTGCGACTCTCGAATCACTCGCGTATCAAACAGCTGATGTGTTAACCGCGATGGAAGCAGATTCAGGCATCGAGTTGAAGAAGCTTCGTGTTGATGGCGGAGCGGTAAAGAACAACTTCTTGATGCAGTTCCAGAGCGATATCTTAAACGTTCCTGTTGAGCGTCCGGAAATCAATGAAACGACAGCGCTCGGTGCCGCTTATCTAGCAGGACTTGCTGTAGGATTCTGGGGCGATCGTCAAGAAATAGCAGATAAATGGAAAGTGGACAAAGACTTCTACGTAAACATGAAAGAGGAAGAGCGTAAAGAGCTTTATGATGGCTGGAAAAAAGCTGTAGAAGCAACGATTGCTTATAAACCTAAAGCATAA
- a CDS encoding glycerol-3-phosphate responsive antiterminator codes for MSFHGQKVLPAARKMKDFEKLLNSKYTYIVCLDTHISQLKFMIAMANERKKKVLVHLDLINGLKANEYAVDFLAQEMKPAGIISTRSNCIMRAKKKNMIAVQRLFLLDSLALETSYKVIERAQPDYLEVLPGIMPEIIKEVSEQAGIPVIAGGLIRTKVNVMEALEAGAEAVTTSNPELWI; via the coding sequence ATGAGCTTCCATGGACAAAAAGTTTTGCCAGCAGCGAGAAAGATGAAGGATTTTGAAAAGCTGCTGAATAGCAAATACACATATATCGTATGTTTGGACACGCATATCAGTCAGCTGAAATTCATGATTGCGATGGCAAACGAACGAAAAAAGAAAGTTTTGGTTCATCTGGATCTGATTAACGGTTTGAAGGCAAACGAATATGCGGTAGATTTTTTAGCACAGGAGATGAAACCAGCAGGAATCATTTCAACACGATCTAACTGCATCATGCGTGCAAAAAAGAAGAACATGATCGCCGTTCAGCGTTTGTTTTTATTAGATTCATTAGCACTCGAAACAAGTTATAAAGTCATCGAACGTGCTCAGCCAGACTATTTAGAGGTTTTGCCAGGCATCATGCCGGAAATAATAAAAGAAGTAAGTGAGCAAGCTGGAATTCCGGTAATTGCTGGTGGATTGATTCGTACAAAAGTAAATGTGATGGAAGCATTGGAGGCCGGTGCAGAGGCTGTGACGACTTCAAACCCTGAATTGTGGATTTAA
- a CDS encoding MIP/aquaporin family protein codes for MSTFMAELIGTMILIIFGGGVVANVSLNKSKAQGGGWIVVALAWGLAVAMAVYAVGSFSGAHLNPAVTLGLASIGEFAWADVPAYILAQMIGGILGGMVVFFHFLPHWKATDDPAVKLGVFSTDPAIPHTFSNLLSEFIGTAVLLVGLLSIGANKFSDGLNPLIVGFLIVAIGLSLGGPTGYAINPARDLGPRIAHFILPIPGKGGSNWTYSWIPVVGPVLGGVFGALFYQAVFTGKVTTLFWIWTVVSLAIFAITFFLGSKGTQALPHGDQIEN; via the coding sequence ATGTCAACATTTATGGCAGAACTTATAGGAACAATGATTCTAATTATATTTGGCGGGGGCGTTGTTGCAAACGTTTCCTTGAATAAATCAAAAGCTCAAGGTGGCGGATGGATTGTAGTTGCGCTTGCTTGGGGACTAGCCGTTGCGATGGCGGTTTATGCAGTCGGAAGCTTTAGTGGTGCACATCTTAACCCAGCCGTAACACTTGGCCTTGCTTCAATCGGTGAATTTGCTTGGGCAGATGTACCAGCTTATATTCTGGCACAAATGATCGGCGGTATCTTAGGTGGAATGGTCGTCTTCTTCCACTTCCTGCCGCACTGGAAAGCAACGGATGATCCAGCTGTAAAATTAGGAGTTTTCTCAACGGACCCTGCAATTCCGCATACGTTTTCGAATCTTTTATCAGAATTTATTGGAACTGCGGTTTTACTAGTAGGATTATTGTCAATCGGAGCGAATAAATTTTCAGATGGATTGAATCCACTAATCGTCGGATTCCTAATCGTAGCCATCGGATTATCACTTGGTGGACCAACAGGATATGCGATCAACCCAGCACGTGACCTCGGTCCAAGAATTGCACATTTTATCTTGCCGATTCCAGGCAAAGGCGGATCGAACTGGACGTACTCATGGATTCCGGTTGTAGGGCCAGTGCTCGGCGGAGTTTTCGGAGCATTGTTCTATCAAGCTGTTTTTACAGGAAAAGTTACAACCTTATTCTGGATCTGGACAGTGGTTTCACTAGCGATTTTCGCAATAACATTCTTCTTAGGAAGTAAAGGCACACAAGCATTGCCTCACGGTGATCAAATAGAAAACTAA
- the atpD gene encoding F0F1 ATP synthase subunit beta: protein MNKGYITQILGPVVDVKFEGQLPELLNALTVSAEGVDLTLEVALHLGDNMVRTIAMDSTDGLVRGMEIADSGKPISVPVGEATLGRVFNVTGDHIDLGEAVPADVRRDPIHRSAPSFEELTTKTEILETGIKVVDLIAPYVKGGKIGLFGGAGVGKTVLIQELINNIAQEHGGISVFAGVGERTREGNDLFHEMSDSGVIKKTAMVFGQMNEPPGARARIALSGLTMAEFFRDEQGQDVLFFVDNIFRFTQAGSEVSALLGRMPSAVGYQPTLATEMGQLQERITSTKKGSVTSIQAIYVPADDYTDPAPATAFAHLDATTNLERKLTAMGIYPAVDPLASTSRALSPEIVGEEHYEVARKVQATLQRYKELQDIIAILGMDELSEDDKLVVHRARRIQFFLSQNFHVAEQFTGQKGSYVPVKETVRGFKEILEGKYDDLPESAFHLVGSIEDAIEKAKTLA, encoded by the coding sequence ATGAATAAAGGCTATATTACTCAAATTCTTGGACCGGTCGTTGACGTTAAGTTCGAAGGCCAGCTTCCAGAATTGCTTAACGCTTTAACTGTTAGCGCTGAGGGTGTTGACTTAACACTAGAAGTAGCACTTCACCTTGGTGATAACATGGTTCGTACAATCGCAATGGATTCAACGGATGGTCTTGTTCGTGGAATGGAAATCGCTGACTCAGGTAAGCCGATCTCTGTACCAGTAGGTGAAGCAACACTTGGACGTGTATTTAACGTAACAGGTGATCACATTGACCTTGGTGAGGCAGTACCGGCAGATGTTCGCCGTGACCCGATCCACCGTTCAGCACCTTCTTTTGAAGAATTAACAACTAAAACGGAGATCCTTGAAACAGGGATCAAAGTAGTTGACCTTATCGCTCCATACGTAAAAGGTGGAAAAATCGGTCTTTTCGGTGGTGCGGGTGTAGGTAAAACGGTTCTTATCCAGGAGCTTATCAACAACATCGCACAAGAACACGGTGGTATCTCCGTATTCGCAGGTGTTGGTGAGCGTACTCGTGAAGGAAATGACCTTTTCCACGAGATGAGCGACTCTGGTGTTATCAAGAAAACGGCAATGGTATTCGGACAGATGAACGAGCCGCCTGGAGCACGTGCACGTATCGCTCTTTCTGGTTTGACAATGGCTGAATTCTTCCGTGACGAACAAGGACAAGACGTTCTTTTCTTCGTAGATAACATCTTCCGTTTCACGCAAGCAGGTTCTGAAGTATCTGCCCTTCTTGGCCGTATGCCATCAGCGGTAGGTTACCAGCCAACTCTTGCAACTGAGATGGGTCAATTACAAGAGCGTATCACATCTACGAAAAAAGGTTCTGTAACATCTATCCAAGCGATCTATGTACCTGCCGATGACTATACGGATCCGGCTCCAGCTACAGCGTTCGCCCACTTAGATGCAACAACGAACCTTGAGCGTAAACTTACAGCTATGGGTATCTATCCAGCGGTAGATCCACTAGCTTCAACTTCACGTGCACTTTCTCCTGAGATCGTTGGAGAAGAGCATTATGAAGTAGCTCGTAAAGTACAGGCGACTTTACAGCGTTATAAAGAGCTTCAAGATATCATCGCAATCCTTGGTATGGACGAGCTTTCTGAAGACGATAAGCTAGTTGTACACCGTGCGCGTCGTATCCAGTTCTTCTTATCTCAAAACTTCCACGTTGCAGAACAATTTACAGGACAAAAAGGTTCATACGTTCCTGTTAAAGAAACAGTTCGTGGATTCAAAGAAATCCTTGAAGGAAAATACGATGATCTTCCGGAATCAGCGTTCCATCTCGTAGGCTCTATTGAGGATGCTATTGAAAAAGCAAAAACTTTGGCCTAA
- a CDS encoding glycerol-3-phosphate dehydrogenase/oxidase, which produces MTASFSTYKREEIITGMKQEKLDLLVIGGGVTGAGILLDAQTRGMKVGLVEMQDFAAGTSSRSTKLVHGGLRYLKQFEVKLVAEVGKERAIVYENAPHVTTPEWMLLPFYKGGTFGKFSTSIGLKVYDFLAGVKRKERRKMFSAEETLRREPLLKKDNLLGGGYYVEYKTDDARLTLEIMKEAVSRGASAVNYAKVTSFIYKGKRAVGVKVEDQLTGEIHEIYAKKIVNATGPWVDELREEDRSKTGKEIHHTKGIHLVIDGSKFPLKQAVYYDTEDGRMVFAIPRAGKTYVGTTDTDYKGDLANPGMTEEDLQYVLNTIHFMFPDVKITRDDVESSWSGLRPLIHEPKKGPSEISRKDEVFHSPSGLLTIAGGKLTGYRKMAEKVVDIVRDQLGEEEGTKFPGCRTQHMELSGGKMGGSQNFADFLRTKVQEGLALGLDDAKARELVQRYGTNIDIVYGYMKERGEEAKSYNLPVSLYASLLYALEYEMTSTPSDFLIRRTSALYFDIDTVYEWKESVINCMADKLGWNEVQKREHAEDFEEQLRLSVEAI; this is translated from the coding sequence ATGACAGCATCATTTTCAACATATAAAAGAGAAGAAATCATCACAGGTATGAAACAGGAAAAGCTTGATCTCCTTGTAATTGGAGGAGGCGTAACTGGAGCAGGTATTTTATTAGATGCCCAAACGCGTGGTATGAAAGTCGGTCTTGTTGAGATGCAGGACTTTGCTGCTGGAACATCCAGCCGTTCTACAAAACTTGTTCACGGTGGACTTCGTTATTTAAAACAGTTTGAAGTAAAACTTGTTGCTGAGGTAGGTAAAGAACGTGCGATCGTATACGAGAACGCTCCACACGTAACAACGCCAGAGTGGATGCTGCTTCCGTTTTATAAAGGCGGTACGTTCGGAAAATTCTCCACATCCATCGGTCTAAAAGTGTACGATTTCTTAGCAGGTGTAAAACGTAAAGAACGCAGAAAGATGTTTTCAGCCGAAGAAACATTACGCCGTGAACCTCTTTTGAAAAAAGATAACTTACTTGGTGGCGGATATTACGTAGAATACAAAACAGATGACGCTCGTCTGACGCTTGAAATCATGAAAGAAGCGGTGTCACGCGGAGCATCAGCCGTTAACTACGCAAAAGTAACAAGCTTTATCTATAAAGGAAAAAGAGCGGTCGGTGTAAAAGTAGAAGACCAGCTGACTGGTGAAATTCATGAGATCTATGCGAAAAAGATCGTCAACGCAACAGGTCCATGGGTAGATGAGCTTCGTGAAGAAGACCGTTCAAAAACAGGAAAAGAGATCCACCATACAAAAGGGATCCACCTTGTTATTGATGGCTCTAAGTTCCCATTGAAACAAGCCGTTTACTATGACACAGAAGATGGCCGTATGGTGTTCGCGATCCCACGTGCAGGTAAGACGTATGTGGGTACAACAGATACGGATTACAAGGGAGACCTTGCAAACCCTGGTATGACGGAAGAGGATCTTCAATATGTACTAAATACGATTCACTTTATGTTCCCAGACGTGAAGATCACGCGCGACGATGTTGAATCGTCATGGTCAGGACTACGTCCATTGATTCACGAACCAAAAAAGGGACCTTCAGAAATTTCTCGTAAAGATGAAGTGTTCCACTCACCATCTGGATTGTTAACAATCGCAGGTGGTAAGCTGACAGGTTACCGTAAGATGGCTGAAAAAGTCGTTGATATCGTTCGCGATCAGCTTGGGGAAGAAGAAGGCACGAAATTCCCTGGATGCCGCACGCAACATATGGAATTATCCGGCGGTAAGATGGGCGGAAGCCAAAACTTCGCAGACTTCCTTCGTACAAAAGTACAAGAAGGCCTAGCATTAGGTTTGGATGACGCGAAAGCTCGTGAGCTCGTTCAACGCTATGGTACGAACATCGATATCGTATACGGTTATATGAAAGAACGCGGTGAAGAAGCGAAGAGCTACAACTTGCCAGTAAGTTTGTACGCATCCCTACTTTACGCATTGGAGTATGAGATGACGTCCACACCATCTGACTTCTTGATCCGCCGTACTTCTGCTCTATACTTTGACATCGATACGGTATATGAGTGGAAAGAAAGTGTGATCAACTGCATGGCTGATAAATTAGGCTGGAACGAAGTACAAAAACGCGAGCATGCGGAAGATTTTGAAGAGCAATTGCGATTGTCAGTTGAGGCGATCTAA